ACTATATTGTTCCTACAAGtagttaaaaaaaaaaaaaaaaaaaaatataatatatatatatatataataaaaatatgtaatattattattatgtgtatttattatttttaattattgttattatatattagtATGTACATACGCCGAATTTCGTTATATACTCCATAATCATTTTCATGTTTATGTATATAACTAATGtcttttcattatatatgcatatatatatatatatatatatatattattttttcttattatgtatattacCTGAGAATTTGATGACGTAtctaaattttttaatttatttaatgtaTCACTTCCCCCAACAACtagcaaaaaaaaaaaaaaaaaaaaaaaaaaatatatatatatatatatatataatatataattttatacataatatatattaattcgACATATACGAAAGCCCTTTCTTTTCTTCCATTCTcattatgaaaaaaaagaaaaaaaaaaaagttcaattttcttttcaatTTTACCTTTTCCTATACATATGTCGGGACTTACATAATTTTCAGATAcagatatataaaacatattagaatatttttggttataatatttatagaaatatacatttccaaaagtattatttttttgaatttgtctatgatcattatattttatatatttgattgCTATATCACTATCATTATCACTATTTTCATTCATTAATGTTTCCTTAAATTTTTGTATCcttttttcatcatttaatttatttcttaatttatatttttttaatttttttctccaATAAAATCCAGAAGCTGCTGCatgtacattttttttacttgaaccaaaataaacaatatttttatcatcttgttttttaaaaatatctgatttgttataatatttatattcacataaatataagaaattatGACAAAGTTTAGGATAAATATGAGTATATAATTCTATATTTAACATACCTACATCAGTAATTAGTCTTATATaactattttttttatttgtttttatcttttcatatattatatcatgAACTTGATTTTCTGaaagataaataaaagaattttCATAAGTTACATTAGATATAGTAGATGTAACACTTTGTGCTAATTTATTATCACTATAATTTgtacattttatttttatttcattttcaCTGCTATCACTATCATAATTTGTAgaatgaatatttttattatattcatcttttttattttttaacaacttttttttttcattagAATGTTCACTTTCATTACTATCACTATTATAATCTTGTAATATTCcatatactttttttttttttttttttttttcttcttcttcttcttgttctttttttcttttttctttttttgtttcttccatttcttttaatatactCATAATTGCACCATTGTCTTGAATAGACGGAgcaaaaatattttttttttttttttcattgtCTTCTTGt
Above is a genomic segment from Plasmodium reichenowi strain SY57 chromosome 9, whole genome shotgun sequence containing:
- a CDS encoding peptidyl-prolyl cis-trans isomerase encodes the protein MGKHKHSKDKLYILQSEYRRDAEIKKKKLKSRGSSFLPFNYCCISLRPFSEPYCDEDGRLYDKKSVLEEMSKDEKDRRIKHSIDIKKLIKANFYKHNNEYICPITRKYFNKHTKIILNRKTGNVYSSEIYKLFHNKNEMFDPITHDKISKEDFIVLQDPLNNKTSYVASHLNDKEQEDNEKKKKNIFAPSIQDNGAIMSILKEMEETKKEKRKKEQEEEEEKKKKKKKVYGILQDYNSDSNESEHSNEKKKLLKNKKDEYNKNIHSTNYDSDSSENEIKIKCTNYSDNKLAQSVTSTISNVTYENSFIYLSENQVHDIIYEKIKTNKKNSYIRLITDVGMLNIELYTHIYPKLCHNFLYLCEYKYYNKSDIFKKQDDKNIVYFGSSKKNVHAAASGFYWRKKLKKYKLRNKLNDEKRIQKFKETLMNENSDNDSDIAIKYIKYNDHRQIQKNNTFGNVYFYKYYNQKYSNMFYISVSENYVSPDICIGKVVGGSDTLNKLKNLDTSSNSQEQYSLNECIIYTNPFKDVIKEMKETIKTDKKVKNEKEDIETFIDDKNYTENKNDNIGKYIKWKDINKNNEPIDKEEYNSKSKLNLKNKESFSKPSKMDFSCW